The DNA region TACAGGTAATCTTTGTATAACGATTTCAGCTTATTTTAAAAATACTTCAGGTGAGGATTATATACTTTGTGTAGATTTTAATCCAGATTATATAAATATTTAACATAAAGCATTTAGAAGTTAATTAGTAATATATTATATAAAAATAATGAGGCTAATTAAAAAAAAGTCATATGAATTTTAAAATTCATATGACTTTTTTTATAATAGAAAGTTATTACAAAAATAGTATCCAACACTATTTTAATTTGAATTATATTTCCTCCAGAAGACATATGCTTTGAGAAGAGATCCCTTCGCCACTGCCTGTAAATCCAAGCCCCTCTTCAGTAGTTGCTTTTACATTTACTTTAGCTAAGGATATATTAAGAGTGTCAGCTATATTTTTTCTCATTTCAGGTATATATGGGCTCATTTTAGGCTTTTGAGCTATTATTGTGGCATCTATATTGCCTACCTTATATCCTGAAGACTGTATAAGTTTTCCAACCTCATTTAGCAAGGTAAGGCTACTTATACCTTTGTATTTATCAGCATTATCAGGAAAATGAGTACCTATATCCCCAAGGGCAGCAGCTCCTAATATACTGTCCATTATAGCGTGCAGCAGTACATCAGCATCCGAATGTCCTAATAAGCCCTTGATATAATTTATTTCAATTCCACCAAGTATAAGCTTTCTATCTGATACCAATTTATGTACATCATATCCAAGTCCTATTCTCATATAGTACCTCCACAAAAATAAATATATTGGGTCTGACTCAAAATAGTTTTTTCATCAAATATTTTTCAGTTAACTTGCAAAATTAAATTATTTAGCATAAGAAATAAAAATAATTTCAATACTAAATCCTGTTTTTACATCAATTGTTTCAAGTATTTATACAAAACTTTCATGAATTTAGAATTTTGAGATAATCCCTTGCTTTATAAGATAAAGAATTAACCGGGATTAAATTAACCGGTTAATTACTATTTTAATAAAAAATTTTTATTAAGAAAAGTATCTCTTTTTAGGTATACGTTTACAAGTGGAAGCATCTTTTTTGCTTTTAAATCTATTAGCTATAAATAATTTTTTTATGAATTTCTTTATCCTATTAAAAAATGAAGTATTATGGGCTAATAAAACTTTCCTCTCATTAAAATCTACATATACAATATTATTTTTCATTATAAACCACCCGCCCTTCATTATCATATTAACTATTCTATAATATAATAATACTATTTTATTGAGTAAATGTTAATAGTATTTAAAAAAAAAGTAATTTATATTTTACAAATCGATTAAGGTATATATGGAGTGCTATAATAACAATAATGTTGTTTAATGGATATTCCATTATTAATAGAGATTATTGAAGTATATATCTCTGGAATGGTGTTTTTCATTCTAATTATTAATGCAAGTAATAAAAGTATAAGCAATAAAAGTAATGGAGGTAAAAGTGATGAAAAAATTTAAAATAGTTGGAGGTATTCTTATTGCGGCGGGGATAATAGTAATTTCTTCAGCAATAGGTATGAGATTATGGGCAGCACATAAGGAAAATGCAATGATTAATGATTTTCAAAGGACAATTGCTCAGGAAGATAAGAAACCCAATGCAGATGCAAGTACAGATGCACAACCTCCAGCAGATACTAAAGCTGCTATTGGAGTACTTACAATACCAAAGATAAATTTAAAAGTAGCTATAGGAGAGGGCGTTGATTTAGGCACTTTAAAATATGCAGTAGGGCATTTTAAGGGAACAGCTATGCCAGGACAAAAAGGAAATTTTTGCGTAGCAGGACATAGAAGCTATACTTATAGTGAATATTTTAATAGATTAGGTGAAATTAAAAATGGTGACATAATTAATGTACAAGCTAAAAGTGGTACTTATACTTATAAAGTATATAATATTAGTGTTGTAACCCCTGATCATGTGGAAGTTTTAAATCCAACTTCAGATGCTACAATGACTCTTATTACGTGCACGCCTATAAGAATTGCAACCCATAGACTTATAATTAACGCGAGACTTGTTGAAAAACAATAATATATCTAAAAATAAGTGGATACTAAAAGCAATATCAACTTATTATCCACAAGTTATCAACAATTCTGTGGACAATGTGGACAACTCAATAAGATAAATTACTGATTATATGTAATTAATATAGAAAATTACGAATTTACACAAGTTAATAACATGTAAATTGTGGATAATGTGAATAAGTACTAATAATCTAAAAACATGAATTTTATATTTTATAGTATAATATGGATAAATGTATATTTTTTTGATAAAATATACTAGTAAATTAATATAAAAGTAATCATTATTTAAATTATTGGGAAGGAAGCAGTAATGAAAAGTGAAGAGAAAAAGATCCTAATTATTTAACTACATCACAGCTAAAGGATATGCAAAATAATGGATTGGATATAGAAAGTGGTACATATGAAAATGTAAGGATTGGTGATTTGACCGCTGCACAACAGCTAAAAAGTCTTCAAAATTCAAAACAGCTTGTGGAATCAATTTTGAATAAAAAAGTTAACTATGTGTCCTATCCTTTTGGGAGCTACAATACAAATACTTTAGATGCAGCAAGTAAAGCTGGTTATTTATTAGGACTTAGCAGAGATGGAAAATGGAGTTATAAAACTGATGGAGCATATAAATTAAGTAGAGTTTATATAGGACTAAAACATACTGAAGCTAATTTTGAGGAAAGAATAAATAATAACAATTATCAATAAAGTTATGATATATTCTGAGGAGGCATAGTGGTGAGGACTTTTAAACTAAGAATAGTAGGTATAATTGTAATTATCTTAGTTTTGCTATGTGGTATAGTTACATATAATATAATTACTAACAAAAAAAATAATAATTCATCAGCCAATAATAAACAAGAAATTTTACATAAAGTTTCTGAAATTGGTGTAAAAAAAGATGAGCCTAAATATAATAAGCTGAGAGAGTTTAAGGGAGAAAATTTGATACATAATGACAAACAAATACCAGTACTTATGTATCACAGCATTGCTGATAATAGTATGGTAACTGATACTGCCAGTAAAAGTATTATCTTACCTCCGGAAGCTTTCAAGCAGCAAATGCAGTATCTGAAGGATAATGGGTATACTACTTTAACTTTAGATGAATTATATAATTTCTTAAAAAATGGCAAACCGGTTCCAGAAAAATCAGTGGTTTTAACCTTTGACGATGCTTATGAAGATAACTATACTAACGCATACCCTATACTTAAAGAGTTTGGTTTTAGAGCAACTATTTTTGTTATCACAGGCGGTACAGATAAAATTGGTGCATATTTAACTTCAGCCCAGTTAAAGGAAATGGATGCTAACGGAATTGATATACAGAGTCATACGGTAAATCATGAAGAGCTTGATAAATTGTCTTTGAAAGAGCAGCAGGAAACCTTGGTACAATCAAAACAGTTTCTTGAAAAGCTTCTAAATAAGAAAGTGGATTATATTGCATATCCTTATGGAAAATATAATAATTTTACTGAACAGGCAGCCCAAAATGCAGGGTATACTATGGCATTTACCATAAATAATGGGTGGGCAAATAAAGATACAAATATACTTTTCTTAAACAGGGTATTTGTTAATGCTCTAAAGGGCTTTGATCAATTTAAAGAAAGGCTCACTAATCCAAACTATCAATAAATTTGTATATAAAATAACAGGATAAATTATTAGTATATTTACCTGTTATTTTTTTCTGATCCATTTTCATTTATATTAAGATTCAGTTTTTTAGTTTTCACCTCATCAGAAAACTTAGATATGTCTAAAGTATCACCAGAGATAAAAACAGATATATTATGCTTAAATTGATTTTTGTCTAAAGGATCTATATAATTATTAGCCTCAGCTTTACTTAAAATAATTATTAGTGCCTCGCTTATATTTTTGTTATTAACATTACTTTCATTTATTATATTGTTACCACCTGAAGTTAGGGAGGATGCATCTACTACTTTCCCATATTTATTTACTTTTAAATTTATAGATGTGCCCACATCTATAATCACCAGGCTTGAAGAATATGAATAAATATAGTAGGCAATAATGAATAATAGTATTATTGAGATAAATAATATTATCAAAGGATTTTTAACTTTATTGAGTCTAGGTAAAGACTTATTTTTTTTTAGTTTAAATTCCTCTAAATCTACGGTTTCTGCTCCAGTAATTTTATCCATTGTTATCACCTACAATAAAATTTATGTTATAAAATACCTTCTTGTTTTAATATTTCTTCCAATTGCTGCACTTTTTCTGATAAAAAAACAAATTGTTCTTTTACATTTTTATCTGAAATGATTTTAGAATCAAAATCTTTTTCCATGGTTTCTACAGTAATTAGTGCTTCGTCAATTTTTTGTTTTGCTAGCTCTAGACTTTCTTTATTCATAGTAAGCTCCTCAGTTTATATTATCTTTGTATTTTAAATACTCTTCATTTAGAAAAGGTGCTGGAAATTCAAAAATTTTTTCATGCCCACATAGAGAACAAGTACATTGACAAATATCATAAGTTTCATCATTTATAACTAATATTTCCAATTCGTTTGCTTCGTAATCTCCTCCACAGATTTCACAGGGAGTATTATTTATAACTTTATATTCGCTTTCAATATATTTCATTATATCAGTTAATATCATCTCTTGCCTCCAGTTTAGGAATTATAATTTTTTAAAACTTGTCAATACAAAATATTATAACATATATTTTTTAAAAAGTAACAAAATATATTGACATGCGAACTAATGTTCTGTACAATGTAAATACGAACAGAAGTTCGATGTAATAATACATTTTATAAATTCATATATTTTATATGTAAACAAGTATTAGGTATGGATTATTATAGTCTATTTAATAGATGTTGTTAAAAAGTGTAACTAAATAAATCAATAATAGGATGGAGGATTAATCTATGGATAAAAACAATTTGTTTGTAAAAATCGATTATATAATTAATGGTTCAGAGGATAAATCAGGGGAAAATAAAGTTTTACATAATACTAAAATAAGAAATGCAGATATAAAAGCAACTAAATATTTAATTGGTGGCGGTGTATACAATAAAAGCGGTGGAACTATAATTTTCAAAGCAAAAAATTTAGAGGAAATTAAAAATGTTACCTCCCAAAAGCCGTTAGTCAAAGATTCTTTTATGAGATATGATGTAGTTATATTGCCTAAAAGTATTTAGAAGATATATTAGAAAGCAGTTATCAGCTATCAATAGTTTTGTGTAACCTCTACAAAAATTTTAATGCTTGAATTTCTTTTTGGCTTTCAAATTTATAAGTGTAATCTTTCTTTGTATATCAATTAAAGTTTTAGAACCATATTTAGATTTTAGATTAGGATAAGCTTTAAAGATTCTTGAATGATTATAAGCGATTTTATCTAAAATTCCTTCATAAGTATTCTTTA from Clostridium pasteurianum BC1 includes:
- a CDS encoding class D sortase, with the translated sequence MKKFKIVGGILIAAGIIVISSAIGMRLWAAHKENAMINDFQRTIAQEDKKPNADASTDAQPPADTKAAIGVLTIPKINLKVAIGEGVDLGTLKYAVGHFKGTAMPGQKGNFCVAGHRSYTYSEYFNRLGEIKNGDIINVQAKSGTYTYKVYNISVVTPDHVEVLNPTSDATMTLITCTPIRIATHRLIINARLVEKQ
- a CDS encoding anti-sigma-I factor RsgI family protein; this encodes MDKITGAETVDLEEFKLKKNKSLPRLNKVKNPLIILFISIILLFIIAYYIYSYSSSLVIIDVGTSINLKVNKYGKVVDASSLTSGGNNIINESNVNNKNISEALIIILSKAEANNYIDPLDKNQFKHNISVFISGDTLDISKFSDEVKTKKLNLNINENGSEKNNR
- a CDS encoding polysaccharide deacetylase family protein encodes the protein MRTFKLRIVGIIVIILVLLCGIVTYNIITNKKNNNSSANNKQEILHKVSEIGVKKDEPKYNKLREFKGENLIHNDKQIPVLMYHSIADNSMVTDTASKSIILPPEAFKQQMQYLKDNGYTTLTLDELYNFLKNGKPVPEKSVVLTFDDAYEDNYTNAYPILKEFGFRATIFVITGGTDKIGAYLTSAQLKEMDANGIDIQSHTVNHEELDKLSLKEQQETLVQSKQFLEKLLNKKVDYIAYPYGKYNNFTEQAAQNAGYTMAFTINNGWANKDTNILFLNRVFVNALKGFDQFKERLTNPNYQ
- the ispF gene encoding 2-C-methyl-D-erythritol 2,4-cyclodiphosphate synthase; the protein is MRIGLGYDVHKLVSDRKLILGGIEINYIKGLLGHSDADVLLHAIMDSILGAAALGDIGTHFPDNADKYKGISSLTLLNEVGKLIQSSGYKVGNIDATIIAQKPKMSPYIPEMRKNIADTLNISLAKVNVKATTEEGLGFTGSGEGISSQSICLLEEI